The following nucleotide sequence is from Chloroflexota bacterium.
GCTACGGTTTTATTTCTCCAGATCCGGAGGCTGATGGCGCCACCCGCAAGGATGTCTTCGTGCATTTTTCGGGTATCCTCGGCGACGGCTACCGCAACCTGGAAGAAAACCAGCGTGTCCAGTTTGTCATCGAAGACACGCCGAAGGGCCCGCAGGCCGTGCAAGTGACGCGAGTCTGAGCACGAGTCGGCAGACAGCACACCCGCTCCGATATCCATCGGGGCGGTTTTTTGTTCGCGCGCGGTTTGCAGATTCGCCCGCGCGCGGTTAA
It contains:
- a CDS encoding cold-shock protein; translated protein: MTAERSLTGTVKWFSPAKGYGFISPDPEADGATRKDVFVHFSGILGDGYRNLEENQRVQFVIEDTPKGPQAVQVTRV